Proteins encoded within one genomic window of Actinoplanes octamycinicus:
- a CDS encoding type II secretion system F family protein, giving the protein MIEMLVPALCLFGCATVVMWPRRGVLARLGGRRRRPAIHLGRRVRMPVVRGRRAVLGVAGTAAVVGLLLGGPVAALVGAVYGGLGVQEWDRRQVAKQVAVRRAASLDRMTALVADLRAGLPPASVAVRTGASGSVPTDGAAARPAADARLARLAGAVWQLAEQTGAPAADLLGRIEADARAADRASAAAGARAAGAQTTAVVLAVLPVAGVAVGYAMGIDPLRILLHTPFGAGCAAGALLLQCGGLWWTRRLMSRVR; this is encoded by the coding sequence ATGATCGAGATGCTGGTGCCGGCCCTCTGCCTGTTCGGGTGCGCGACGGTCGTCATGTGGCCGCGGCGTGGCGTTCTGGCCCGGCTGGGCGGGCGCCGACGCCGTCCGGCGATCCACCTCGGCCGCCGGGTGCGGATGCCGGTCGTCCGGGGCCGCCGGGCGGTGCTCGGGGTGGCCGGTACCGCCGCGGTGGTGGGACTGCTGCTCGGCGGGCCGGTGGCGGCGCTGGTCGGCGCCGTCTACGGCGGGCTCGGCGTGCAGGAGTGGGACCGCCGCCAGGTGGCGAAGCAGGTGGCCGTGCGGCGCGCGGCGTCGCTGGACCGGATGACGGCGCTGGTCGCCGACCTGCGGGCGGGACTGCCGCCGGCGTCGGTGGCAGTCCGGACCGGTGCATCCGGATCGGTTCCGACTGATGGCGCTGCGGCCCGGCCGGCCGCGGACGCGCGACTCGCCCGGCTCGCCGGGGCGGTGTGGCAGCTGGCGGAACAGACCGGGGCGCCGGCGGCGGACCTGCTGGGGCGGATCGAGGCGGACGCCCGGGCCGCCGACCGGGCGTCCGCTGCGGCCGGCGCGCGGGCGGCCGGGGCCCAGACGACCGCGGTGGTGCTCGCGGTCCTGCCGGTGGCCGGGGTCGCCGTGGGTTATGCGATGGGGATCGACCCGCTGCGGATCCTGCTGCACACCCCGTTCGGGGCGGGCTGCGCGGCCGGCGCGCTCCTGCTGCAGTGCGGCGGCCTGTGGTGGACCCGGCGCCTGATGAGCCGGGTGCGCTGA